A genome region from Bacteroidia bacterium includes the following:
- a CDS encoding DUF4236 domain-containing protein has translation MAWRFRKSINFGLFRTTVSKKGVGSSFGFLGFRFGVSPDGRKYWSFGIPGTGLYYIKYYG, from the coding sequence ATGGCTTGGCGTTTTAGAAAATCCATAAATTTTGGTTTGTTTCGGACAACTGTTTCCAAAAAAGGAGTTGGAAGCAGTTTTGGTTTTCTTGGTTTTCGTTTTGGCGTTAGCCCTGACGGTAGAAAATATTGGAGTTTCGGAATACCCGGAACAGGTTTGTATTACATCAAATATTATGGATAA